In Candidatus Kerfeldbacteria bacterium, a single genomic region encodes these proteins:
- the pheS gene encoding phenylalanine--tRNA ligase subunit alpha, translating to MHDTLKKIQQETLHRLTTISSQAELESLEIAVLGRKGSLAAAMRQITDLPVSERPRAGQLANQVKQEITRAIVAASKRFARGAEQVPVIDVTWPGAAYPLGHIHPITQFVNEIVDIFSGMGFSVVEGTEVETAEYNFDLLNIPKNHPARDLWDTYYIEKNLLLRTHTSPVQLRAMTKLKAPVRIIAPGRVFRHEATDAGHESMFYQCEGLVIDKHISVAHLIGTLDQLLKAVYGKQVKTRVRPEYYPFVEPGLDVDMQCLICNGVGCSVCKQRGWLEMLGSGMVHPQVLKNMGVDPEKYSGFAFGLGIDRLMMLKHGINDIRLSYSGDLRFLEQF from the coding sequence ATGCATGATACGCTGAAAAAAATTCAACAGGAAACACTGCACCGGCTGACAACGATTTCGAGCCAAGCTGAATTGGAGTCTTTGGAGATTGCGGTGCTTGGCCGTAAAGGTTCACTGGCTGCGGCTATGCGGCAGATTACCGATTTGCCGGTGAGTGAACGCCCTCGCGCTGGCCAGCTGGCGAATCAGGTGAAACAAGAAATTACCCGAGCGATTGTTGCTGCCAGTAAACGATTTGCGCGCGGTGCTGAACAGGTGCCGGTCATTGACGTGACCTGGCCGGGTGCGGCGTATCCCCTGGGGCACATTCATCCGATTACGCAATTTGTCAACGAGATCGTAGATATTTTTAGTGGTATGGGATTTTCTGTGGTTGAAGGCACCGAGGTTGAAACTGCCGAATACAATTTTGACTTGCTCAATATCCCGAAAAATCATCCAGCGCGTGATCTCTGGGACACCTATTACATTGAAAAGAATTTATTACTGCGAACGCATACCTCGCCGGTCCAGCTGCGCGCCATGACGAAATTGAAAGCGCCAGTGCGCATTATTGCTCCGGGACGCGTCTTCCGCCATGAAGCCACTGACGCCGGACATGAATCGATGTTTTACCAGTGCGAGGGTTTGGTGATCGATAAACATATTTCCGTGGCACATCTGATCGGTACTTTGGATCAATTATTGAAAGCGGTGTATGGCAAACAGGTAAAGACCCGCGTGCGACCTGAGTATTATCCGTTTGTCGAACCAGGATTAGACGTGGACATGCAGTGCTTGATTTGCAATGGCGTCGGCTGCTCGGTGTGCAAACAGCGCGGCTGGCTGGAAATGCTGGGCTCGGGCATGGTGCATCCGCAGGTGCTGAAGAATATGGGCGTGGATCCCGAAAAATATTCTGGGTTCGCTTTTGGTCTGGGCATCGATCGGCTGATGATGCTGAAACACGGAATCAATGATATCCGCCTGTCATACAGCGGGGATCTCAGGTTTCTTGAGCAGTTTTAG
- a CDS encoding four helix bundle protein, which translates to MAKNFENLKVWQESVDLVSLIYRETKRFPQAEQFGLTSQIRRAVVSVPSNIAEGAGRSSRPEFIRFINISLGSLNEVESLIHVSVKLNFISEKTFQQLKDKINQLGISLGAFKRYLAHHS; encoded by the coding sequence GTGGCGAAAAATTTCGAAAATTTAAAAGTCTGGCAAGAAAGCGTTGATTTGGTGAGTTTAATTTATCGTGAAACAAAAAGATTTCCTCAAGCTGAACAATTTGGGTTAACCAGTCAGATTAGGCGTGCCGTTGTCTCTGTGCCATCGAATATTGCTGAGGGAGCCGGACGGTCATCCAGGCCAGAATTTATCCGATTTATTAATATTTCCCTAGGTTCTCTCAATGAAGTTGAAAGTTTGATACATGTATCGGTGAAACTTAATTTTATTTCAGAGAAAACCTTTCAACAATTAAAAGATAAAATTAATCAACTAGGTATTTCATTAGGTGCGTTTAAAAGGTATTTAGCACACCATTCATAA
- a CDS encoding phenylalanine--tRNA ligase subunit beta has translation MLLPIKWLKEYVTVKQTPAQVAEVLTLAGFEVERIIPPNHALDAVVVGEIKTIIDHAEADRLCVCTVAIGKRGTETIVCGAKNIKPGDKVPVALPGTTLPNGMTIEKRMIRGIESHGMLCAADELGLGDDHGGIFILDASAPLGQKLPVTLGLHDAVLDINVPPQRADAQSLIGMAREYAALTNQTVKLPKVTIAEAKGRQQKFTVKVRDTVGCPKYTARVLRNITVGPSPVWLQNRLRAAGHTPINNIVDVTNFVMLEMGQPMHAFDAEHIEGHTIIVKTAGRAQSFVTLDGVERKLPSTALMINDAKKTLAIAGIMGGQQTAISNKTKTIVLESAIFKPLSVRITRQHLSLATDASMRFERCIWWGLPEAALDRATQLIQECAGGVVASPRIIVARQPVEKSKTVAVNPETIRQLIGTAIADAVMQKSLERLGFVVAVKRPDQWQVSAPAWRSDIHLMADVVEEIGRSYGWNRLAAKPLAHASQPVAHAPEFLARRRVVNILRACDLIETYNYSTYGADVIEQFDWETKDHYQVMNPMNAEQAYLRMSLVPGLYLNLLQTYQERPQLQLTEIGRVFYKTNRPMPEERVMIAALLYDRTAKRGTPGPIHELQGIIQTLVKELGISLNELQFAVNSDRARVVDVMLGGSIIGWYGWLIQHEQKLGVPPVWFEIDLAKLMSHVPAVRRYQPIVNYPSVIRDMTFATPIAVSFFKMRDAIQNMSPLIQSVEARAVYPLDEATRRATIRIKYQSAERTLHTDDVDSLQTKIVSMMEHHFQAILAEK, from the coding sequence ATGCTGCTCCCAATCAAATGGCTCAAAGAATACGTGACAGTCAAGCAAACGCCAGCCCAGGTGGCGGAAGTGTTGACCTTGGCGGGATTTGAGGTGGAGCGCATTATTCCGCCGAATCACGCGTTGGACGCGGTGGTCGTGGGCGAGATTAAAACGATTATTGATCATGCTGAGGCAGATCGTTTGTGCGTCTGTACGGTGGCGATTGGCAAGCGCGGCACCGAAACTATTGTCTGTGGCGCGAAAAACATCAAGCCAGGGGACAAAGTACCAGTGGCCTTGCCTGGCACTACGTTGCCAAATGGTATGACGATTGAGAAACGGATGATCCGCGGAATAGAATCACACGGCATGTTGTGTGCGGCAGATGAACTAGGACTCGGAGATGATCATGGCGGAATTTTTATTCTTGATGCTAGCGCACCATTGGGACAGAAATTACCCGTGACATTAGGTCTGCATGACGCAGTTTTGGATATCAATGTGCCGCCGCAGCGTGCGGACGCGCAATCCTTAATTGGTATGGCACGCGAGTATGCCGCGTTGACCAATCAAACCGTTAAGCTCCCGAAAGTGACAATCGCCGAAGCCAAAGGCCGCCAACAGAAATTCACGGTCAAAGTCCGCGATACCGTCGGTTGCCCGAAATACACGGCGCGGGTATTGCGCAATATTACCGTCGGTCCGTCACCGGTGTGGCTGCAAAACCGATTGCGCGCTGCCGGACATACGCCGATTAATAATATTGTTGACGTGACTAATTTTGTGATGCTGGAAATGGGCCAGCCAATGCATGCCTTTGATGCAGAACATATTGAAGGGCATACCATAATCGTAAAAACAGCCGGCCGCGCCCAATCGTTTGTTACCCTGGATGGCGTGGAGCGGAAATTACCCAGCACTGCCTTGATGATTAATGACGCGAAAAAAACATTAGCCATTGCCGGCATCATGGGTGGCCAGCAGACGGCTATTTCAAACAAGACGAAAACAATTGTATTAGAATCAGCAATTTTTAAACCGTTATCTGTCCGCATAACCCGCCAGCATCTATCGTTAGCCACCGATGCCTCAATGCGTTTTGAGCGCTGCATCTGGTGGGGATTGCCGGAAGCAGCACTTGATCGTGCCACGCAATTGATTCAGGAATGCGCCGGTGGCGTGGTTGCCTCGCCGCGCATTATCGTGGCTCGCCAGCCGGTGGAAAAATCAAAAACGGTGGCAGTCAATCCAGAAACCATCCGCCAATTAATCGGCACGGCTATTGCTGATGCGGTGATGCAAAAATCATTAGAGCGATTAGGTTTTGTTGTTGCTGTAAAACGTCCTGACCAATGGCAGGTGAGCGCGCCGGCCTGGCGCAGCGATATTCATCTGATGGCGGATGTGGTGGAAGAAATTGGGCGCAGCTATGGTTGGAATCGATTAGCCGCCAAACCATTAGCCCATGCTTCACAACCGGTGGCGCATGCACCGGAATTCTTGGCACGCAGGCGGGTGGTCAATATTTTACGCGCGTGCGATTTGATTGAAACGTATAATTATTCGACGTATGGCGCCGATGTCATTGAGCAGTTTGACTGGGAGACGAAGGATCATTATCAAGTGATGAATCCGATGAATGCCGAGCAGGCATATCTGCGTATGAGTTTAGTGCCCGGATTATATTTAAATCTTTTACAAACGTATCAAGAGCGGCCGCAGCTTCAGCTCACCGAGATTGGTCGGGTTTTTTACAAAACAAATCGTCCTATGCCTGAGGAGCGCGTGATGATCGCGGCGTTGCTGTATGATCGTACGGCCAAGCGCGGCACGCCCGGCCCGATTCATGAATTGCAGGGTATCATACAGACCCTAGTCAAAGAATTAGGCATTTCACTTAATGAATTGCAATTCGCCGTTAATTCTGACCGGGCTCGGGTGGTTGATGTCATGCTCGGGGGGAGTATCATCGGCTGGTACGGTTGGTTGATCCAGCACGAGCAAAAGCTAGGCGTTCCGCCAGTGTGGTTTGAAATTGATCTAGCAAAATTAATGAGCCATGTTCCTGCGGTGCGACGCTATCAGCCGATCGTTAATTATCCGAGCGTGATTCGCGATATGACCTTTGCCACGCCTATTGCGGTTTCATTTTTCAAAATGCGCGATGCAATACAGAATATGTCACCTTTGATTCAGAGCGTGGAAGCACGCGCGGTGTACCCACTGGATGAGGCTACGCGGCGCGCTACTATTCGCATTAAATATCAGTCTGCCGAGCGTACGTTGCACACCGATGACGTGGATTCCCTCCAAACCAAGATTGTCAGTATGATGGAGCACCATTTCCAAGCAATTCTTGCCGAAAAATAA
- the gyrB gene encoding DNA topoisomerase (ATP-hydrolyzing) subunit B, protein MTPKQSKKQAAHAAATAAASKEYSAKQITVLEGLAPVRKRPGMYIGNTASEGLHHMIWEVVDNSIDEAMAGFCKNIDIELMPNHMVSVTDDGRGIPVEKHKTTKKSSLETVLTVLHAGGKFGDGGYKVSGGLHGVGVSVVNALSEYLRAEVKRDGKLWAQEYVRGKAKGQVKPVGKAVATGTTIIFQPDPEIFSVLDFDLELVFSHLRQQAYLTKGTRITVKDSRTVKKGQAAPQYSFYFEGGVASYVKHLNAHKAAKHVNTFFIEKESHDIHVEVALRYTEEYKETVISFANNIHTVEGGMHLTGFRTALTRSLNNYARKQGFLKEKEENLTADDVKEGLTAVISVKIKEPQFEGQTKAKLGNVEAKSAVDSVTSDGLQIFLEENPRDAEAIVGKCLLAQRARVAARAARDTVLRKGALEGMTLPGKLADCSSKNMDESELYIVEGDSAGGSAKQGRDRKFQAILPLRGKILNVEKARLDKMLANNEIKSLIIAMGTNIGEQFDLSQLRYGRIIIMTDADVDGSHIRTLLLTLFYRYFPSLIEQGHLYIAQPPLYRVQYGKNSQYVYREEELDSVVKAMQALAPRSKGKAKEMKVVEAVKGDADVDGEAGETTETVAKVDVQRYKGLGEMNPTQLWETTMDPARRMMKQVTVGDAEKEDEVFDILMGDDVAPRKTFIHTHAKNVKNLDI, encoded by the coding sequence ATGACACCGAAACAATCCAAAAAACAAGCTGCCCATGCCGCTGCCACCGCTGCCGCGAGCAAAGAGTATTCCGCTAAACAGATCACCGTCCTGGAGGGATTAGCGCCAGTGCGAAAACGTCCGGGCATGTACATCGGCAATACTGCCAGCGAGGGTTTGCATCATATGATCTGGGAAGTGGTGGATAACTCCATCGATGAAGCCATGGCAGGGTTCTGCAAAAATATTGATATTGAATTGATGCCTAATCACATGGTGAGCGTGACTGACGATGGTCGCGGTATTCCGGTGGAGAAGCATAAGACGACCAAGAAATCATCATTGGAAACTGTGCTCACGGTATTACACGCGGGTGGCAAATTCGGCGACGGCGGGTACAAAGTGTCGGGTGGTTTGCACGGTGTCGGTGTGTCCGTGGTTAATGCCTTGTCAGAATATCTCCGCGCCGAAGTAAAGCGTGACGGGAAACTGTGGGCGCAGGAATATGTGCGTGGCAAAGCCAAGGGCCAAGTAAAACCCGTGGGGAAAGCGGTGGCCACCGGAACAACCATTATTTTCCAGCCTGACCCTGAGATTTTTTCAGTATTAGATTTTGATCTTGAACTCGTTTTCAGCCATTTGCGTCAGCAGGCGTATTTGACCAAAGGCACGCGCATCACGGTCAAGGATAGCCGCACGGTCAAGAAGGGCCAAGCAGCGCCCCAGTACTCATTCTATTTTGAGGGTGGGGTTGCCTCGTATGTAAAGCACCTCAATGCGCATAAGGCGGCTAAACACGTTAACACTTTCTTCATTGAAAAAGAATCGCATGACATACACGTTGAAGTGGCACTGCGCTATACCGAGGAGTACAAAGAGACAGTGATTAGTTTTGCCAATAACATCCATACCGTCGAGGGTGGTATGCACCTGACCGGGTTCCGCACGGCTTTGACGCGCAGTTTGAATAACTATGCACGCAAACAAGGTTTCCTTAAAGAAAAAGAGGAAAATCTCACGGCTGATGATGTCAAAGAAGGATTGACCGCTGTTATTTCCGTGAAAATCAAAGAGCCACAATTCGAAGGCCAGACCAAGGCTAAATTGGGGAATGTCGAAGCGAAGTCCGCCGTGGATTCAGTTACTTCAGACGGATTGCAAATTTTCCTTGAGGAAAACCCGCGTGACGCTGAAGCGATTGTCGGCAAATGTTTATTGGCCCAGCGCGCGCGCGTGGCGGCTCGGGCAGCCCGCGATACGGTGTTGCGCAAAGGCGCACTCGAAGGCATGACCCTGCCGGGTAAACTGGCAGACTGCTCTTCGAAGAATATGGACGAGAGCGAGCTGTACATCGTTGAGGGTGATTCCGCCGGTGGCAGCGCCAAGCAGGGCCGTGATCGGAAATTCCAAGCGATACTACCGTTGCGCGGTAAGATTCTCAATGTAGAGAAAGCTCGTTTGGATAAAATGCTGGCCAATAATGAAATCAAATCCTTAATTATTGCCATGGGTACGAATATCGGTGAGCAATTTGATTTGTCACAATTGCGCTATGGTCGCATCATCATCATGACTGATGCCGACGTGGATGGCTCGCATATTCGGACGCTGCTGCTGACACTTTTCTATCGTTATTTTCCGTCCTTGATCGAGCAGGGCCATCTCTATATTGCCCAGCCGCCCTTGTACCGTGTGCAGTACGGAAAAAATTCACAATATGTTTATCGAGAAGAAGAATTAGATTCAGTGGTCAAAGCCATGCAAGCATTGGCACCGCGATCAAAAGGCAAAGCTAAAGAAATGAAAGTGGTGGAAGCTGTTAAGGGTGATGCCGACGTTGATGGAGAAGCAGGGGAAACCACAGAAACCGTCGCGAAAGTCGATGTACAGCGCTACAAAGGTTTGGGTGAAATGAATCCGACGCAGCTCTGGGAAACCACCATGGACCCGGCTCGACGTATGATGAAACAGGTAACCGTCGGTGACGCGGAAAAAGAAGATGAAGTCTTTGACATCTTGATGGGCGACGACGTTGCCCC